One genomic region from Streptomyces sp. NBC_00457 encodes:
- a CDS encoding ABC1 kinase family protein has protein sequence MRLTLPIAWAGGTDMARSAGFLAELPGTALRVVRVGGTVFGYAVVFGPAALGARLRRRQWARAGERLSSLLTSLGPSYIKIGQLLSTRRDLLPEHVCAELGRLADATPPPRWARLQGVLRRAYQGREWPFAEFSSTPVATGSIATVHRAVTLDGRQVAVKVRRPGISRVMWRDFRLTALAMGAMQQLPELRSMPFKVMHAQVGGAILRQLDFTAERVALGDLRANLSEFEWIRIPAPLPELCSEDVLVMEYVEGLARTAPESLSADARKVAARRVMSVVYEMLFVDGLVHCDLIPGNLYINNDGSLVIVDAGFVIKLSGPVRASFADFFINMAMGNGPLCAEIIIESAASIAEGCDLDGFRAGLTELVTESSGARSGEFNLAKFAGRLFDLQRRFGLYPVPEFAFPLLSLLVVEGIVQGLDPELDFQAEAMPVLRRRNMPRTSVGS, from the coding sequence GTGCGGCTTACGTTGCCCATCGCGTGGGCGGGAGGGACAGACATGGCGAGATCGGCTGGATTTCTCGCGGAACTACCTGGCACGGCGCTTCGCGTTGTCCGGGTCGGTGGCACCGTGTTCGGCTATGCCGTGGTCTTCGGGCCCGCTGCACTCGGCGCGCGCCTGCGGCGGCGCCAGTGGGCGCGAGCGGGCGAGCGTCTCTCGTCGTTGTTGACCTCGCTCGGGCCGTCGTACATCAAGATCGGCCAGTTGCTCAGCACGCGACGAGATCTTCTGCCGGAGCACGTGTGCGCGGAATTGGGTCGGCTGGCGGACGCGACGCCTCCGCCTCGGTGGGCCCGCCTGCAGGGCGTTCTGCGCCGTGCGTACCAGGGTCGGGAATGGCCGTTCGCCGAATTCAGCTCGACGCCGGTGGCCACCGGGAGCATCGCGACGGTCCACCGCGCCGTCACCCTCGACGGCCGGCAGGTGGCGGTGAAGGTGCGCAGGCCGGGTATCAGCCGCGTGATGTGGCGGGACTTCCGGCTGACCGCGCTGGCCATGGGCGCCATGCAACAGCTGCCAGAGTTGCGGTCAATGCCCTTCAAGGTCATGCACGCGCAGGTGGGCGGTGCGATCCTGCGCCAGTTGGACTTCACGGCGGAGCGCGTGGCACTCGGCGACCTGCGCGCGAACCTGAGCGAGTTCGAGTGGATTCGGATCCCGGCACCGCTGCCTGAGCTGTGTTCCGAGGACGTGCTGGTGATGGAGTACGTGGAAGGGCTGGCCCGTACGGCGCCGGAGTCGCTCTCCGCGGACGCACGCAAGGTCGCCGCGCGCCGGGTCATGTCGGTGGTCTACGAGATGCTTTTCGTGGACGGACTGGTGCACTGCGACCTGATCCCAGGAAACCTCTACATCAACAACGACGGCTCCCTGGTCATCGTCGACGCTGGTTTTGTGATCAAGCTGTCGGGCCCGGTACGCGCCTCGTTCGCGGACTTCTTCATCAACATGGCCATGGGCAACGGCCCGCTCTGCGCCGAGATCATCATCGAGAGCGCGGCGAGTATCGCCGAGGGCTGCGATCTCGACGGATTCCGTGCGGGCCTCACCGAACTCGTCACAGAGTCGTCCGGGGCCCGGTCCGGTGAATTCAATCTGGCGAAGTTCGCCGGACGGCTCTTCGATCTCCAGCGGCGTTTCGGACTGTATCCGGTGCCCGAGTTCGCGTTCCCGCTGCTCTCGCTTCTGGTGGTCGAGGGAATCGTGCAGGGCCTCGATCCGGAACTCGACTTCCAGGCGGAGGCGATGCCCGTGCTCCGCCGAAGGAACATGCCACGCACTTCGGTTGGCTCATAA
- a CDS encoding carboxymuconolactone decarboxylase family protein, translating to MDGNSGVRVPLIDEADATGRLAELYERAKEVTSLDFVPDMFRLVSSKPELLETMLAGYDGVFNHGKLPRQTRELISAWTSKVNQCPYCVGTHNFFLQVFGGSEELAHAIEAADSPDDLPVDERTRVLLHLLTKLSHSAYRITDKDWQVALDAGWTTDELLEAFFCAALFNFITRLVDGLGLGTTVTRSRISQQELPHDSESAAAAAAD from the coding sequence ATGGATGGGAATTCGGGAGTCCGCGTTCCGCTGATCGACGAGGCGGACGCGACCGGACGTCTGGCAGAGCTCTACGAGCGTGCCAAGGAAGTCACCTCGCTGGACTTCGTGCCCGACATGTTCCGGCTGGTCTCGTCCAAGCCGGAACTGCTCGAGACCATGCTCGCCGGCTACGACGGCGTCTTCAACCACGGCAAGCTGCCCCGGCAGACCAGGGAATTGATCTCCGCCTGGACGTCGAAAGTGAACCAGTGCCCGTACTGTGTCGGCACGCACAACTTCTTCCTGCAGGTCTTCGGTGGTAGCGAGGAACTGGCCCATGCGATCGAGGCCGCGGACTCGCCCGACGACCTTCCGGTGGACGAGCGCACCCGGGTGCTGCTGCACCTGCTGACCAAGCTCAGCCACAGCGCTTACCGGATCACCGACAAGGACTGGCAGGTGGCGTTGGACGCCGGCTGGACCACCGACGAACTGCTCGAGGCGTTCTTCTGCGCGGCGCTGTTCAACTTCATCACCCGCCTGGTGGACGGTCTCGGGCTCGGCACCACGGTGACCAGAAGCCGCATATCCCAGCAGG